One Streptomyces sp. ML-6 DNA segment encodes these proteins:
- a CDS encoding phosphopantetheine-binding protein translates to MSHTTTIKRFVIDEFLPDLGTHELADDHDLLSDGVIDSLGVLKLIAWVEDHFELAVGDADLDPNNFRSVAAIDAFIADSRQGVTG, encoded by the coding sequence ATGAGTCACACCACCACCATCAAGAGGTTCGTCATCGACGAGTTCCTGCCCGACCTCGGCACCCACGAGCTCGCCGACGACCACGACCTCCTCTCGGACGGCGTCATCGACAGCCTCGGCGTGCTGAAACTGATCGCCTGGGTCGAGGACCACTTCGAACTCGCCGTCGGCGACGCCGACCTCGACCCCAACAATTTCCGCAGCGTGGCGGCGATCGACGCGTTCATCGCGGACTCCCGCCAGGGGGTGACCGGCTAG
- a CDS encoding ectoine synthase, producing MIIRDIEDVKTVEWGNGLSRRFLLASDGVGYSLTDTVVRAGTKSRLEYRNHLESCYCIAGSGEVVELDGTSHPITPGVLYALDKHDAHYLVASPHEDLRLVCVFSPALQGDEVHSLDAHVSSAY from the coding sequence ATGATCATTCGTGACATCGAGGACGTGAAGACCGTCGAGTGGGGCAACGGTCTGAGCCGCCGCTTCCTGCTGGCATCGGACGGCGTCGGCTACTCCCTCACGGACACGGTCGTCCGGGCCGGCACCAAGTCCCGCCTGGAGTACCGCAACCACCTCGAATCCTGCTACTGCATCGCGGGCTCCGGCGAGGTGGTCGAACTCGACGGCACCTCGCACCCGATCACCCCCGGTGTCCTGTACGCGCTCGACAAGCACGACGCCCACTACCTGGTGGCGAGCCCGCACGAGGACCTCCGGCTCGTCTGCGTCTTCAGCCCGGCGCTCCAGGGCGACGAGGTGCACAGCCTCGACGCGCACGTGTCCTCCGCGTACTGA
- a CDS encoding acyl-CoA dehydrogenase family protein, translating to MIRWNTDQVDLREGLARWGEALSADHLEQDERAAFSWDKWKLVQKTGILALPFEERYGGLGQSLLTTMYVLEGLGEHCRDAGLSFSVTTTLASTGVPLEKFGTPEQKERYLPLICSGEMIGAHAITEAEGGSDAMAMTTRAERDGDHYVLTGGKTFVSNGPVADVFVVYARTRPDGGALGVTAFLVDRATPGLAVGEPVKKMGLRTSPLSELYFDGCRVPRDRVLGRVGGGFIVLDHVMKREILFSFIVNAGEMRHRLERIVEYAKTRKSFGQPIGSYQSIANKIVDTKIGLETARKWLYDTAERLVAGENVTTDLAIAKLLTSESNLASSITAVQIFGGHGYMTEYGLEQDVRNAVGGTIYSGTNEIQYNRIASMLGLGK from the coding sequence GTGATCCGATGGAACACCGACCAGGTCGACCTGCGGGAAGGCCTGGCACGGTGGGGTGAGGCGCTCAGCGCCGACCACCTGGAACAGGACGAGCGCGCCGCGTTCTCCTGGGACAAGTGGAAGCTCGTGCAGAAGACGGGCATCCTCGCCCTGCCCTTCGAGGAGCGGTACGGCGGCCTCGGCCAGTCGCTCCTCACCACCATGTACGTGCTCGAAGGACTCGGCGAGCACTGCCGCGACGCCGGACTGAGCTTCTCGGTGACCACCACCCTGGCCAGCACCGGCGTCCCCCTGGAGAAGTTCGGCACCCCCGAACAGAAGGAGAGGTACCTGCCCCTGATCTGCTCCGGCGAGATGATCGGCGCCCACGCCATCACCGAGGCGGAAGGCGGCTCCGACGCGATGGCGATGACCACGCGCGCGGAGCGGGACGGCGATCACTACGTCCTGACCGGCGGAAAGACCTTCGTCAGCAACGGCCCCGTCGCCGACGTGTTCGTGGTGTACGCCCGGACCCGTCCCGACGGCGGGGCGCTCGGGGTCACCGCGTTCCTGGTGGACCGCGCCACCCCGGGCCTGGCGGTCGGCGAACCGGTCAAGAAGATGGGTCTGCGCACCTCGCCGCTGAGCGAGTTGTACTTCGACGGGTGCCGGGTGCCCCGGGACCGGGTCCTGGGCCGGGTGGGGGGCGGATTCATCGTCCTCGACCACGTGATGAAGCGGGAGATCCTGTTCTCCTTCATCGTCAACGCCGGCGAGATGCGACACCGCCTGGAACGCATCGTGGAGTACGCGAAGACCCGCAAGTCCTTCGGGCAGCCGATCGGTTCGTACCAGTCGATCGCCAACAAGATCGTCGACACCAAGATCGGCCTGGAGACGGCACGGAAATGGCTGTACGACACCGCGGAACGGCTCGTCGCCGGCGAGAACGTCACCACGGACCTGGCCATCGCCAAGCTGCTCACCAGTGAATCCAATCTGGCCAGCAGCATCACCGCCGTCCAGATCTTCGGAGGACACGGCTACATGACCGAGTACGGGCTCGAACAGGACGTCCGCAACGCGGTGGGCGGCACGATCTACTCGGGCACCAACGAGATCCAGTACAACCGGATCGCCTCGATGCTGGGCCTGGGCAAATGA
- a CDS encoding DUF5988 family protein, whose product MTEALKAVLEGGPDDLPDRTVPLPDPGLDVKVPFRGGYEHFRATTRHQETTEGRLPVYEWWERTEIPG is encoded by the coding sequence ATGACCGAAGCACTGAAAGCAGTCCTCGAGGGCGGCCCCGACGATCTCCCCGACCGCACCGTCCCCCTCCCTGACCCCGGGCTCGACGTCAAGGTCCCGTTCCGCGGCGGATACGAACACTTCAGGGCCACGACGCGCCATCAGGAGACCACCGAGGGGCGGCTGCCCGTCTACGAGTGGTGGGAGCGCACGGAGATCCCCGGCTGA
- a CDS encoding TetR family transcriptional regulator, translating into MRQNPARRAALLDAAIEVLAREGSRGLTLRAVDTGAGVPVGTSSNYFANRAELLRQIMERTTERLTPDPEALAETMKAPKSPELVALLLRQVHERMEADRSSYLAMLELRMEGVRRPELGAELNKRLRATLEDNIRFHEGAGLPGDRIAVILMYLAVHGMIVDDLTVPDVLMGSAGELIDELCERLLPHGARETA; encoded by the coding sequence ATGCGTCAGAACCCGGCGCGCAGGGCCGCATTGCTCGACGCGGCCATCGAAGTACTGGCCCGGGAGGGGTCGCGCGGACTGACCCTGCGGGCCGTGGACACCGGGGCCGGGGTGCCGGTCGGCACCTCCTCCAACTACTTCGCCAACCGCGCCGAGTTGCTGCGACAGATCATGGAACGCACCACCGAGCGACTGACACCGGATCCGGAGGCGCTCGCCGAGACCATGAAGGCCCCGAAGTCCCCCGAACTGGTCGCCCTCCTGCTGCGCCAGGTCCACGAGCGCATGGAGGCGGACCGCAGCAGCTACCTGGCCATGTTGGAACTGCGCATGGAGGGCGTCCGCCGGCCCGAACTGGGCGCCGAACTCAACAAGCGCCTCCGCGCGACGCTGGAGGACAACATCCGCTTCCACGAGGGGGCGGGCCTGCCCGGCGACCGTATCGCGGTGATCCTGATGTACCTCGCGGTGCACGGCATGATCGTGGACGACCTCACGGTGCCCGACGTCCTCATGGGCTCGGCGGGCGAGCTGATCGACGAGCTGTGCGAGCGGCTGCTCCCGCACGGGGCGCGGGAGACCGCCTGA
- a CDS encoding indole-3-glycerol-phosphate synthase, which yields MTSRFIEALLTAERPLIMEVKRRDAHGIDLIAGRTPADIVAAYEAAGAPCISVVTGRWFAGTTELLRDVARLTELPLLQKDFITRRDQIAAAGELGASAVLLTAALLPASSMRTLVETALRTGLTPFVEITDEAELEVVPHAGECVIAVNNKDITARERDAGDIGRSLDLLPALRAAGTPCPVSASAIDSPEKAARLLAAGYRGLLIGTALLRATDLHAWPTSPHRLPTG from the coding sequence ATGACCTCCCGCTTCATCGAGGCCCTGCTGACCGCCGAGCGCCCGCTGATCATGGAGGTGAAGCGGCGGGACGCCCACGGCATCGACCTCATCGCGGGCCGCACCCCCGCGGACATCGTCGCCGCCTACGAGGCGGCGGGCGCACCGTGCATCTCGGTGGTGACCGGTCGCTGGTTCGCGGGCACGACCGAACTGCTCAGGGACGTCGCCCGGCTCACCGAACTCCCCCTGCTCCAGAAGGACTTCATCACCCGGCGCGACCAGATCGCCGCCGCCGGGGAACTCGGCGCCTCGGCCGTCCTGCTCACCGCCGCACTGCTGCCCGCGTCGAGCATGCGCACCCTGGTCGAGACCGCGCTGCGCACCGGGCTGACCCCGTTCGTGGAGATCACCGACGAGGCGGAACTGGAGGTGGTCCCGCACGCCGGGGAATGCGTGATCGCCGTCAACAACAAGGACATCACCGCGCGCGAGCGGGACGCCGGCGACATCGGCCGCAGCCTCGACCTGCTGCCCGCGCTGCGGGCCGCGGGCACCCCCTGCCCGGTCAGCGCCAGCGCCATCGACAGCCCGGAGAAGGCCGCCCGGCTGCTGGCCGCCGGGTACCGGGGCCTGCTGATCGGCACCGCACTGCTGCGCGCCACCGACCTGCACGCCTGGCCGACCTCCCCGCACCGCCTGCCCACGGGGTGA
- a CDS encoding anthrone oxygenase family protein produces the protein MTASPYSPYSAPGPGAPLPPQTPPVRPGRAAGILLMASVIAVGLMAGLFFAYDVSVMPGLARTDDRVYAEAMQNFNEVIDTSGLFVLVFLGALAVTVAVAVLEYRKGHRKVALWAGVAAGLYVVALLVTFSVNIPLNNELAAIGNPVKAGDLSVVDKFKGTWEATNIMRTLLCTAALGCLAHSLKLHGRATPAV, from the coding sequence ATGACCGCCAGTCCGTACTCCCCCTACAGCGCTCCCGGCCCCGGTGCGCCGCTTCCGCCGCAGACACCTCCGGTCCGGCCCGGCCGGGCCGCGGGCATTCTGCTGATGGCGTCCGTCATCGCCGTCGGATTGATGGCCGGTCTGTTCTTCGCCTACGACGTGTCGGTCATGCCCGGCCTCGCCCGTACCGACGACCGGGTGTACGCGGAGGCCATGCAGAACTTCAACGAGGTGATCGACACCAGCGGCCTGTTCGTGCTCGTCTTCCTCGGCGCGCTCGCCGTGACGGTGGCCGTCGCCGTACTCGAGTACCGCAAGGGACACCGCAAGGTCGCCCTGTGGGCGGGGGTCGCCGCCGGCCTCTACGTGGTGGCGCTGCTGGTGACGTTCTCCGTCAACATCCCCCTGAACAACGAACTCGCCGCGATCGGCAACCCGGTGAAGGCCGGTGACCTGTCGGTCGTCGACAAGTTCAAGGGGACCTGGGAGGCGACCAACATCATGCGCACCCTGCTGTGCACCGCGGCCCTGGGCTGCCTGGCGCACAGCCTGAAGCTCCACGGCCGCGCCACTCCCGCGGTCTGA
- a CDS encoding N-(5'-phosphoribosyl)anthranilate isomerase has translation MTRAPAPVLKVCGATAPQDIEVLAAAGADRVGLWHGVPGGPADLPERELTALAAAARATGVLEPVLVTFLDDPDALAGVARRAGVSRLQLHAYQPPAFVRALRAALPDAVLIKVLHVRDGTCPERPLIGAYERAGTDLFLLDATSGDGRVGSTGLRLAEPDVLALAERFTLPFWLAGGITPRSRADFAAVADHPRFHGIDVDTAARAGRGRFDADAVTALARAWRTARHPVPHPKEHP, from the coding sequence ATGACCCGGGCGCCCGCACCGGTGCTCAAGGTCTGCGGGGCCACGGCCCCGCAGGACATCGAGGTACTGGCGGCCGCCGGTGCCGACCGTGTCGGACTCTGGCACGGCGTACCCGGCGGCCCGGCCGATCTGCCGGAGCGCGAGCTGACCGCCCTCGCGGCGGCGGCCCGCGCCACCGGCGTACTCGAACCCGTACTGGTCACCTTCCTCGACGACCCCGATGCCCTGGCCGGTGTCGCGCGCCGCGCCGGGGTGTCCCGGCTGCAACTGCACGCCTACCAACCCCCGGCCTTCGTGAGGGCGTTGCGCGCGGCACTGCCCGACGCCGTACTGATCAAGGTCCTGCACGTGCGGGACGGCACCTGCCCGGAGCGCCCGCTGATCGGCGCGTACGAACGGGCGGGCACCGATCTGTTCCTGCTGGACGCGACGTCCGGGGACGGCCGGGTCGGCAGCACCGGGCTGCGACTGGCCGAGCCCGATGTGCTGGCCCTCGCTGAACGGTTCACGCTGCCGTTCTGGCTGGCCGGCGGCATCACCCCGCGCAGCAGGGCCGACTTCGCCGCCGTCGCGGACCATCCGCGCTTCCACGGGATCGACGTGGACACCGCGGCCCGTGCCGGGCGGGGCCGTTTCGACGCGGACGCGGTGACCGCCCTGGCCCGTGCCTGGCGGACCGCCCGGCACCCCGTCCCGCACCCGAAGGAGCACCCATGA
- the trpA gene encoding tryptophan synthase subunit alpha, with protein MAEFFVRDHHSTGPGLALFLNAGDPPLDVLEDLVLMLDEEGVDCLELAVPFPDSVTDGPVIRRSARRALDRGTDLGGVLEFIARVRPRLHRLRIALLTDWSHSLKHRDLADATRDIAASGADGLLVHALPPRLGTAYHAAARAAGLPVVTTCYQNSSAATMDRAAAHASAYLYLVAHYGRSGTAPAAGHTALAGTVAALRARTASPIAVGFGVRTRDDVAAVHACGADAVIIGSAGVERIEQALDGGGDPVTGFRAFVRSVQPVRQAVDATAPDRNRS; from the coding sequence GTGGCTGAATTCTTCGTACGCGACCACCACAGCACCGGCCCCGGCCTCGCCCTGTTCCTCAACGCCGGCGACCCGCCCCTCGACGTCCTGGAGGACCTCGTCCTCATGCTCGACGAGGAGGGCGTCGACTGTCTGGAACTCGCCGTCCCCTTCCCCGACTCCGTCACCGACGGACCGGTCATCCGGCGCTCCGCACGCCGCGCCCTGGACCGGGGCACCGACCTCGGAGGCGTACTGGAGTTCATCGCCCGCGTCCGCCCCCGGCTGCACCGGCTGCGCATCGCCCTGCTCACCGACTGGAGCCACTCCCTCAAACACCGGGACCTCGCGGACGCCACCCGCGACATCGCCGCGAGCGGCGCGGACGGACTCCTCGTCCACGCCCTGCCGCCCCGGCTGGGCACCGCGTACCACGCGGCGGCCCGCGCCGCCGGACTGCCCGTCGTGACCACCTGCTACCAGAACAGCTCCGCGGCGACCATGGACCGGGCCGCGGCCCACGCCTCCGCCTACCTCTACCTCGTGGCCCACTACGGACGCAGCGGCACCGCCCCCGCTGCGGGACACACCGCGCTGGCCGGCACCGTCGCCGCGCTCCGGGCCCGTACAGCGTCCCCGATAGCCGTCGGCTTCGGGGTCAGGACCCGCGACGACGTGGCGGCCGTCCACGCCTGCGGAGCCGATGCCGTGATCATCGGCTCCGCCGGTGTCGAGCGGATCGAGCAAGCCCTCGACGGGGGCGGCGATCCGGTCACCGGCTTCCGCGCCTTCGTCCGGTCCGTCCAGCCCGTGCGGCAGGCCGTCGACGCCACCGCACCCGACAGAAACAGGAGTTGA